From a region of the Phycisphaerales bacterium genome:
- a CDS encoding exosortase/archaeosortase family protein encodes MNAATAWKFTDGVLLSALLALAVAVGWAPWNDVAFLAWNVEEQSHILLGLPVALWLGWTRRDRLRYAPPRRTLVGPLVCLAGWGISRWGYLNGTELAWHGGALLIVFGAVLTVVGFAFVRQFLPAFCGLIFLLPVPGRIRHMIALPLQEISARISEFFLMLFNVPVERAGNVLTIAGHEVAIAEACNGMRMVAALGLVAFAFIYTVPMRSSVRILILCLSPLIALLVNVIRLVPTALLYGYADKSTADIFHDLSGWGVLVIALGMLWGFLGLLRWIEVPIAPYAVAEE; translated from the coding sequence ATGAACGCGGCGACGGCGTGGAAGTTCACTGACGGGGTCCTGCTATCGGCGCTACTCGCCCTGGCGGTCGCCGTTGGGTGGGCGCCTTGGAATGACGTGGCGTTCCTCGCCTGGAACGTCGAAGAGCAGTCGCACATCCTCCTGGGCCTGCCCGTGGCCCTGTGGCTGGGCTGGACGCGGCGCGACCGCCTCCGCTACGCACCGCCGCGGCGCACGCTCGTCGGCCCGCTCGTGTGCCTCGCCGGCTGGGGCATCTCGCGCTGGGGCTACCTCAACGGCACTGAGCTCGCCTGGCACGGCGGAGCGCTGCTCATCGTCTTCGGCGCGGTGCTCACGGTGGTCGGCTTCGCCTTCGTCCGCCAGTTTCTGCCCGCGTTCTGCGGCCTGATCTTCCTACTGCCGGTGCCCGGTCGCATCCGCCACATGATCGCCCTGCCGCTGCAGGAGATCTCCGCCCGCATCTCCGAGTTCTTCCTCATGCTCTTCAACGTGCCCGTCGAGCGGGCCGGCAACGTGCTCACGATCGCGGGCCATGAGGTTGCGATCGCCGAGGCGTGCAACGGCATGCGCATGGTCGCCGCCCTGGGCCTGGTCGCCTTCGCCTTCATCTACACCGTCCCGATGCGCTCCAGCGTGCGGATCCTGATCCTCTGCCTCAGCCCCCTGATCGCCCTGCTGGTGAACGTCATCCGCCTGGTGCCCACGGCCCTGCTCTACGGCTACGCCGACAAGTCCACCGCGGACATCTTCCACGACCTCAGCGGCTGGGGCGTGCTCGTCATCGCTCTCGGCATGCTCTGGGGCTTCCTGGGCCTGCTCCGCTGGATCGAGGTCCCGATCGCGCCTTACGCGGTGGCGGAGGAATAA